Proteins from one Psilocybe cubensis strain MGC-MH-2018 chromosome 11, whole genome shotgun sequence genomic window:
- a CDS encoding 4-O-methyltransferase 1: MTIAALKSLHAIIGDAIADIERVYAAHRGGDAASGVMSGSGFSSPCSRTPEPQLDWEERMDGGCLKSKSDLKEHELENENEDQDRDDGDADGVDVDMDMDANLGLGRDDGARTRGIDDASSTFTATTIIPTTTTTTPTPTIPPPGTPGRTHSHPRMRVLVPSPSPSSVAIPAPGSGSASVPVHAHTHTQEHSHRYVAHRHSNSNSQAYVSPPPSPSTYTYTHTSADADATTSSGVGGGVETPAKNAKNKKEGDGNENGNGDAILENPRVVTTECTPPGTGTLHALSTSPSRRAVPPFSPVSAPLTCEAISKSLPQPVTAPAPLPHSNPPSHSNPPPPHSNPNPNLNPPPPPNPHTPDFPSLDNPYNPTSLSEALTAHPAVQAAICRIVAAAGQLAASVQVPFLTLCDASMGYHLPSCMRLMEASHVVEILREAGEGGMHVDDISKRNGVQASKLAHVLRLLATHHILREISPDVFALNRISSMVDSGKSVEELRRFQENGVPEMKYRDTNGVAAFVGLCTDEIQKASAYLTETYYLSSSAQTRAGTEPGKAPFCFAFGMEKRGVGFFGWLEGQGGGAGLEEGDGNDGDGGHDEDDAVETGRGGVFPPVLLPSTNTSSPSAAAATAAPTASDNNRTTLAPEPERPRKKDVMAFRHTNMPTVTKAESTSTLKNANAKIGKSQLTSRGYKVASVKLVDDQKSVQMSASAARSGSSTDSESASVLPSTGKRSYEKVDGAHGDLNDNPNRFRLERFGKAMSGTDGWEAPGAALNGFDWSSLPRGSVVVDVGGGIGSTSMLLATAFSSYSTTTTSSSSDHAAQQTSGQVQVAEDEPEGPMLRFVIQDRPVVCEMGEKVGLRDGLWVYLGVDFVSKAWKAKCPELLKSTARFQVHDFFTPQPITNAAVFLLRVVLHDWPDVFARKILLRLREAARAETKLVIADFVLPLACEEELGVCSDAGVGAEGFGAEKGEGGGGGEAKGLLDGIEGARTEPAPRPLLANLGKASANVYWMDLTMQVMFNSQERTLRELALLALSAGWKIVKVTRTSGSLFGYLVAVPVDIPAQYQDIDIEEKTHVPVKREVEDDYERRRYRDKEDMEMIERASSRCGTPTFGSNTRLSSVEEALARLGGGIMRAKTMGNSARQLPTITPLKPALSLSTTVGAKAKVKKKPSPLSVPLLRSGSSPSPSPVASPPPSSRNVGFKSTLGLPGSSQAANMQTTPPSRHTHSHSQSHLLQLPPRSPGARVIPRRMSLACLKVQSSSQTQTTTNPVQTLLASPQRQLLPSPLSPSYTHSSQAEANAQTITSPKAQGGPAKMKRRASYAHLSHTHTSSVSPGFFPPTSMIPVRVQGELHSQPPVSPGTGTSTGISARYMTPSAASTLASTSSASSSASASTASSIAGSPLPFANPPSHSHTPLPRGSKTLGPARRASNAHLTSMFAASALSPGGGVGRAGGATYRKRSGTVVVGPSISLRPGDAVVLRSAGDGEADVRDVDETEDERSARECGNLRGGTASSTISIRDMDASLHSTP, translated from the exons ATGACGATCGCAGCGCTGAAAAGTCTGCACGCTATCATAGGCGACGCGATTGCGGATATCGAGCGGGTGTATGCTGCGCATCGCGGTGGGGATGCTGCGTCTGGGGTTATGTCTGGGTCGGGGTTTAGCTCGCCTTGCTCGAGGACACCGGAGCCGCAGCTTGATTGGGAAGAGAGGATGGATGGAGGATGtttgaagtcgaagtcggATTTGAAGGAGCACGAGCTCGAGAACGAGAATGAGGATCAGGATCGAGATGACGGCGATGCGGATGGTGTAgatgtggatatggatatggacgCGAATCTGGGGCTGGGGCGGGACGACGGCGCGCGGACGCGGGGTATCGATGATGCTTCGTCAACTTTTACAGCCACAACCATAATTCCAACTACAACTACAACTACGCCTACGCCTACAATTCCGCCGCCGGGTACGCCAGGACGAACGCACTCCCACCCGCGTATGCGCGTCTTGgttccatcgccatcgccatcgtccGTGGCGATTCCAGCTCCAGGGTCAGGCTCAGCGTCTGTTCCAGTGCATGCGCATACACATACGCAGGAGCACTCGCATAGATACGTCGCGCATAGACACTCAAACTCAAATTCGCAGGCGTATGTTTCGCCACCGCCGTCGCCTTCTACGTATACATATACACACACGtctgcggatgcggatgcgacTACTTCTTCAGGAGTGGGAGGAGGAGTGGAGACGCCCGCTAAGAACGCTAAGAACAAGAAGGAGGGCGATGGAAATGAGAATGGGAATGGTGATGCGATATTGGAGAATCCAAGGGTTGTTACGACGGAGTGTACACCACCTGGAACAGGAACATTACACGCTTTATCGACGTCCCCGTCAAGGCGCGCGGTACCGCCGTTCTCTCCAGTATCAGCACCTCTTACATGCGAAGCCATCAGCAAGTCTTTACCGCAACCCGTaaccgcacccgcaccactACCGCATTCAAACCCACCATCACATTCAaatccaccaccaccacattcaaaccccaaccccaacctcaacccaccaccaccaccaaacccACATACACCCGACTTCCCCTCCCTAGACAACCCCTACAACCCAACATCGCTAAGCGAGGCGCTGACAGCGCACCCGGCGGTGCAAGCTGCGATATGCCGCATTGTCGCTGCGGCGGGTCAGCTCGCTGCGAGTGTGCAGGTTCCGTTTTTGACGCTTTGTGATGCTAGTATGGGG TATCACTTACCGTCGTGTATGCGGTTGATGGAGGCGTCGCATGTTGTTGAGATTTTGCGTGAGGCTGGGGAGGGCGGGATGCATGTGGATGATATTTCGAAGCGGAATGGTGTGCAGGCTTCTAAGCTCG CGCATGTCCTGCGACTACTCGCGACGCATCATATACTACGTGAAATATCCCCGGATGTGTTTGCGCTGAATCGGATTTCGTCGATGGTTGATTCGGGGAAGAGTGTTGAAGAGTTGAGGAGGTTTCAGGAGAATGGGGT GCCAGAGATGAAATATCGGGATACGAATGGCGTCGCTGCGTTCGTGGGTCTTTG CACCGACGAGATCCAAAAAGCGTCCGCGTACCTCACAGAAACGTATTACCTTTCTTCGTCGGCGCAGACGCGCGCGGGGACCGAGCCGGGTAAAGCGCCGTTTTGCTTTGCGTTtgggatggagaagaggggTGTGGGTTTTTTCGGGTGGTTGGAAGGCCAGGGTGGGGGTGCAGGTCTGGAAGAGGGGGATGGAAATGATGG GGATGGTGGtcatgatgaagatgacgctGTCGAAACTGGGAGAGGGGGTGTATTCCCGCCTGTCCTTCTCCCTTCCACAAATACAAGCTCAccctcagcagcagcagcaacagcagcgcCGACGGCCTCGGATAACAATCGCACTACACTCGCCCCAGAGCCGGAGAGACCGCGCAAAAAGGATGTAATGGCATTTCGACATACGAATATGCCGACTGTGACAAAGGCAGAGTCGACTTCGACATTGaagaatgcgaatgcgaagaTTGGAAAGTCGCAGCTTACGTCTAGGGGGTATAAGGTTGCCTCTGTGAAACTGGTGGATGATCAGAAGAGTGTGCAGATGAGTGCGAGTGCGGCGAGGAGTGGTAGTAGTACGGATTCAGAGTCGGCGTCGGTCTTACCTTCTACTGGGAAGCGCAGCTATGAAAAGGTAGATGGGGCTCATGGGGATCTGAATGATAATCCGAATAGATTCAGACTCGAACGGTTTGGGAAAGCGATGTCGGGCACGGATGGATGGGAGGCGCCTGGTGCTGCTCTGAATG GATTTGATTGGAGCTCGTTACCGCGCGGAAGTGTTGTGGTGGATGTAGGAGGCGGCATCGGGTCCACTAGTATGTTACTCGCGACTGCGTTTTCTTCTTactccaccaccaccacctcttcgtcgtcggatCATGCTGCACAACAGACGTCTGGGCAGGTGCAGGTGGCAGAAGACGAGCCGGAAGGTCCAATGCTTAGGTTTGTCATCCAGGACCGGCCTGTGGTGTGTGAGATGGGCGAAAAGGTGGGTTTGCGTGATGGTCTGTGGGTGTATCTGGGTGTTGACTTTGTTTCTAAGGCATGGAAAGCAAAATGTCCTGAACTCCTCAAGTCCACCGCTCGATTTCAAG TACACGATTTCTTTACACCGCAACCGATCACGAACGCCGCTGTATTCCTCCTACGCGTTGTACTGCATGACTGGCCGGATGTGTTTGCGCGCAAGATTTTGTTGCGGTTGCGCGAGGCTGCGCGGGCGGAGACCAAGTTGGTTATTGCGGATTTTGTGCTGCCGCTGGCGTGTGAGGAGGAGTTGGGTGTTTGTTCTGATGCTGGTGTCGGTGCAGAGGGCTTTGGGGCAGAaaagggagaaggaggaggaggaggagaagcaAAGGGGTTGTTGGATGGGATTGAGGGTGCGCGTACGGAGCCTGCGCCTAGACCGCTGCTTGCGAATCTGGGCAAGGCGAGTGCGAATGTGTATTGGATGGATTTGACG ATGCAGGTCATGTTCAACTCGCAGGAACGGACGTTGCGCGAGCTTGCGTTGCTTGCGTTGTCGGCGGGATGGAAGATTGTGAAGGTGACGCGGACGTCGGGGTCGTTGTTTGGGTATCTGGTCGCTGTGCCGGTCGACATTCCCGCTCAATACCAAGACATCGATATCGAGGAGAAGACACACGTTCCTGTCAAGCGCGAGGTTGAAGATGATTACGAGAGACGGAGATATAGAGATAAGGAGGATATGGAGATGATCGAGCGTGCGTCGTCGCGCTGCGGTACACCTACATTTGGCTCCAACACCCGTCTCTCGTCTGTTGAAGAAGCGCTCGCGCGCCTGGGAGGAGGGATCATGCGTGCGAAGACCATGGGCAACTCTGCAAGACAGCTCCCCACAATCACACCGCTCAAGCCAGCTCTGTCACTCTCGACGACGGTGGGTGCGAAGGcaaaggtgaagaagaagccgTCGCCGCTCTCTGTCCCGCTGCTACGCTCTGGgtcgtcgccgtcgccgtcgcctGTAGCTTCTCCGCCGCCGTCTTCtaggaatgttgggttcaAGTCGACGCTGGGGTTACCTGGCTCGTCGCAGGCTGCGAATATGCAGACGACTCCCCCGTCAAGACATACACATTCACACTCGCAGTCGCATCTCTTGCAGCTTCCGCCTCGTTCGCCCGGTGCGAGGGTGATTCCGAGGAGGATGTCGCTGGCGTGTCTGAAGGTCCAGAGCTCGTCGCAGACGCAGACTACCACCAACCCTGTGCAGACATTGCTCGCTTCTCCGCAGAGACAGCTGCTTCCTTCGCCCCTGTCGCCGTCGTATACACATTCTTCTCAGGCCGAGGCAAACGCGCAGACGATTACGTCTCCTAAAGCCCAAGGAGGCCCGGCCAAGATGAAAAGGAGGGCGTCGTACGCGCATCTCTCGCATACACATACGAGCTCAGTGTCGCCTGGTTTCTTTCCCCCGACGAGTATGATACCTGTCAGGGTGCAAGGTGAACTGCACTCCCAGCCGCCTGTGTCGCCTGGGACTGGAACGAGCACCGGTATCAGTGCGAGGTACATGACACCATCAGCAGCATCGACTTTGGCTTCGACGTCGTcggcctcctcctctgcGTCAGCGTCGACGGCGTCGTCTATAGCTGGCTCACCGCTTCCTTTTGCAAACCCTCCTTCACATTCTCATACACCGCTTCCTCGTGGATCGAAGACACTGGGCCCTGCGCGGAGAGCGTCGAATGCGCATTTGACATCGATGTTCGCTGCGTCTGCGCTTAGCCCTGGGGGAGGAGTGGGTAGGGCAGGAGGGGCGACGTATCGTAAACGCTCTGGGACGGTCGTTGTTGGCCCGTCTATTAGCTTGCGGCCCGGTGATGCTGTTGTTTTGCGGTCTGCTGGTGATGGTGAAGCTGATGTAAGGGATGTCGATGAGACGGAAGACGAGAGGAGCGCGAGAGAGTGTGGAAATTTACGTGGCGGAACTGCCTCGAGTACGATTTCGATTCGGGATATGGATGCATCGCTACACTCGACTCCATAA